A stretch of Saccharothrix texasensis DNA encodes these proteins:
- a CDS encoding MFS transporter: protein MGGPVAEVLVDRWDRRRAMVAAEVLRAAAVALLLFARDPVDLWLVYLALVLESTGTVVFRPAAQAHTPVVVGTGTALSGANALNSLTDGVARLVGAPLIGFPALVAADVASYLVSAGLIASTARGARGDRGPGVGAELRAGLAFLRSTPTAEALLAVSTAFLVANASLSALPVPFGAVAWGGPGPVGLVLSALGVGFLVGAPATRALVDRLRCGSLSAGALVTTAAGFALRFNSTSSTAALPAAALIGLSGSVALVVTRTTLQRVTPTDLLGRVGAVPLTGEAAATVVGAPAGPAPAEFTSPRTTAYAVTVLAAGYAASTRGVHQPFAP, encoded by the coding sequence GTGGGCGGCCCGGTCGCGGAGGTGCTGGTCGACCGGTGGGACCGGCGGCGGGCGATGGTCGCGGCCGAGGTGCTGCGCGCCGCCGCCGTCGCCCTGCTGCTGTTCGCCCGCGACCCCGTCGACCTCTGGCTGGTGTACCTCGCGCTGGTCCTCGAAAGCACGGGCACTGTGGTGTTCCGGCCCGCGGCCCAGGCGCACACACCCGTCGTGGTCGGCACCGGCACGGCGCTGAGCGGCGCCAACGCCCTGAACTCCCTCACCGACGGCGTGGCCCGACTCGTCGGCGCGCCGCTGATCGGTTTCCCGGCCCTGGTGGCGGCGGACGTGGCGAGCTACCTGGTCTCGGCCGGGTTGATCGCGTCGACGGCCCGGGGCGCCCGCGGCGACCGGGGACCGGGCGTCGGCGCGGAACTGCGGGCAGGGCTCGCGTTCCTGCGCTCGACGCCGACGGCCGAGGCGCTCCTTGCGGTGAGCACCGCCTTCCTGGTCGCGAACGCCTCGCTCAGCGCGCTGCCGGTCCCGTTCGGGGCGGTCGCGTGGGGCGGCCCGGGACCGGTCGGCTTGGTGCTGTCCGCGCTGGGCGTCGGCTTCCTGGTCGGCGCGCCGGCGACCAGGGCCCTGGTCGACCGGCTGAGGTGTGGCTCGTTGTCGGCAGGCGCGCTCGTCACCACCGCCGCAGGGTTCGCGCTGCGGTTCAACTCGACCTCGTCGACCGCCGCCCTGCCCGCCGCCGCGCTGATCGGGCTGTCGGGTTCGGTCGCCCTGGTCGTCACGCGGACCACCCTGCAACGGGTGACGCCGACCGACCTGCTCGGCCGGGTCGGCGCGGTGCCGTTGACCGGCGAGGCGGCGGCGACGGTCGTCGGCGCGCCGGCCGGACCGGCGCCGGCCGAGTTCACCTCTCCGCGCACGACCGCGTACGCGGTCACCGTCCTCGCCGCCGGGTACGCGGCATCGACACGAGGCGTTCACCAACCGTTCGCCCCGTGA
- a CDS encoding lytic polysaccharide monooxygenase auxiliary activity family 9 protein — translation MSVPANKNLLARAFATLAVVAGLMASLLTGVAAAHGSTVDPPSRNYGCWQRWGSDFQNPTMAQQDPMCWQAWQADTTAMWNWNGLYREGVAGNHQGAIPNGQLCSGGRTGGMRYAALDNPGQWKAVTKSRQFTLDIWDQARHGADYLRVYVSKQGYDATTTPLGWNNIDLVATTGRYAPSDHYRVAVNAGSRTGRHVVYVIWQASHSDQSYYFCSDVIFQ, via the coding sequence ATGTCCGTCCCTGCGAACAAGAACCTGCTCGCCAGAGCCTTCGCGACGCTCGCGGTGGTCGCCGGGCTCATGGCGAGCCTGCTGACCGGCGTCGCCGCCGCGCACGGGTCGACCGTCGACCCGCCGTCGCGGAACTACGGCTGCTGGCAGCGGTGGGGCAGCGATTTCCAGAACCCGACGATGGCCCAGCAGGACCCGATGTGCTGGCAGGCGTGGCAGGCCGACACCACTGCCATGTGGAATTGGAACGGCCTGTACCGCGAAGGTGTCGCGGGCAACCACCAGGGGGCCATTCCCAACGGCCAGCTGTGCAGCGGCGGGCGCACCGGCGGCATGCGGTACGCGGCCCTGGACAACCCCGGTCAGTGGAAGGCCGTGACCAAGTCGCGGCAGTTCACCCTCGACATCTGGGACCAGGCCCGGCACGGCGCGGACTACCTCCGGGTGTACGTGTCCAAGCAGGGCTATGACGCGACGACGACGCCGTTGGGCTGGAACAACATCGACCTCGTCGCCACGACCGGCCGTTACGCGCCGTCGGACCACTACCGGGTCGCGGTGAACGCGGGCAGCCGCACCGGCCGCCACGTGGTCTACGTGATCTGGCAGGCCAGCCACTCCGACCAGTCGTACTACTTCTGCAGCGACGTGATCTTCCAGTAG
- a CDS encoding pectate lyase family protein gives MNRSTAVALAATLIGSLAVATPVTAAPAVAADAAPVGFAAVDALGQNGTTGGAGGPEVTVSTAADLIAAVKATGPRVVRVQGMITLPAGMHDVTSDKTVVGVGAASGITGGGLNIGLPVSETTTPPADAVHNVIIRNLVFRNATDDSINVQMFSHHVWIDHNDLSRAYDGLIDIKRGSSYITVSWNHVHDHAKNMLLGHSDSNGAQDTGYLKVSYHHNFYDRTSQRNPRTRFGNPVHIFNNYFLRNSDTGPACQAQSGCWIEGNYFDDVEEPMTNSYSGPKGSIVERNNVYVNSGKPVVGGAVTDPRTYYQYALDPPANVKALVTQGAGTGKV, from the coding sequence GTGAACAGGAGCACCGCTGTCGCGCTCGCCGCGACGCTGATCGGGAGCCTGGCCGTCGCCACACCGGTGACGGCCGCTCCCGCGGTCGCCGCCGACGCCGCGCCGGTCGGTTTCGCCGCCGTCGACGCCCTCGGCCAGAACGGCACCACGGGCGGCGCGGGCGGCCCCGAGGTCACGGTGTCCACCGCCGCCGACCTCATCGCCGCGGTCAAGGCGACCGGGCCGCGCGTGGTGCGGGTGCAGGGCATGATCACGCTGCCGGCGGGCATGCACGACGTGACCTCGGACAAGACGGTCGTCGGCGTCGGCGCGGCGTCGGGGATCACCGGTGGCGGGCTGAACATCGGCCTGCCGGTGAGCGAGACGACCACTCCCCCGGCGGACGCCGTGCACAACGTGATCATCCGCAACCTGGTGTTCCGCAACGCCACGGACGACTCGATCAACGTGCAGATGTTCAGCCACCACGTCTGGATCGACCACAACGACCTCTCGCGGGCCTACGACGGGCTGATCGACATCAAGCGCGGGTCCAGCTACATCACCGTGTCCTGGAACCACGTCCACGACCACGCGAAGAACATGCTGCTCGGCCACTCCGACAGCAACGGCGCCCAGGACACCGGCTACCTGAAGGTCTCCTACCACCACAACTTCTACGACCGGACCTCGCAGCGCAACCCGCGCACCCGGTTCGGCAACCCGGTGCACATCTTCAACAACTACTTCCTCCGCAACAGCGACACCGGTCCGGCGTGCCAGGCCCAGTCCGGCTGCTGGATCGAGGGCAACTACTTCGACGACGTCGAGGAGCCCATGACCAACAGCTACTCCGGCCCCAAGGGCAGCATCGTCGAGCGGAACAACGTGTACGTGAACAGCGGCAAGCCGGTCGTGGGCGGCGCGGTCACCGATCCGCGCACCTACTACCAGTACGCCCTCGACCCGCCCGCGAACGTGAAGGCCCTGGTCACCCAGGGCGCGGGCACCGGCAAGGTCTGA
- a CDS encoding DUF1059 domain-containing protein has product MKQNITCPCGEHITGQDEDDLVAKTQQHLKENHPGHDYSRDEILFMAY; this is encoded by the coding sequence ATGAAGCAGAACATCACCTGCCCCTGCGGCGAGCACATCACGGGTCAGGACGAGGACGACCTGGTGGCGAAGACCCAGCAGCACCTCAAGGAGAACCACCCGGGCCACGACTACTCGCGCGACGAGATCCTGTTCATGGCCTACTGA
- a CDS encoding VWA domain-containing protein codes for MRTAFVLAAALVVAGCTAEAGPDPARPAEPGVLRVLAGSELTDLRPVLDAAAEATGVEVEFTFTGTLEGAEALAKGEVDGEYDAVWFSSNRYPAGIPEAARRLGTQVEVMSSPVVLGLSTSSAKRLGWADRRVGWGEIAEQAGRKAFTYGMTDPSASNSGFSALVGVASALAGAGAAVDADQIAAVTPRLKDFFAAQSLSAGSSGWLSEAYQRRATGQDPGARVDGLVNYESVLLSMNAAGTLPEPLTLVYPDDGVVTADYPLTLLADAGDDARDAHRRLTDHLRTPDVQREIARTTHRRPVVPGVELDPRFAVRDLVELPFPVARDAVEGLLSAYFDELRRPSRTLYVLDTSGSMAGDRIASLRSALVGLTGADDSLTGRFRRFRSREEVTLLPFDTTPGEPRTFTLPEGDPRAELAEIKAYAEALAEGGGTAIYDSLSRAYRVMEPLVAADPDRFTSIVLMTDGENANGSGLAEFQASFGSVPASVRQVPVFTVLFGEGSGAELGQVAAMTGGKVFDARAAELGDVFQEIRGYQ; via the coding sequence ATGAGGACAGCGTTCGTGCTCGCCGCCGCGCTGGTGGTCGCGGGGTGCACCGCCGAAGCCGGACCCGACCCGGCACGACCGGCGGAACCCGGCGTGCTGCGGGTGCTCGCCGGCAGCGAGCTGACCGACCTGCGACCGGTGCTGGACGCGGCGGCCGAGGCCACCGGCGTCGAGGTGGAGTTCACCTTCACCGGCACGCTGGAAGGCGCCGAGGCGTTGGCGAAGGGCGAGGTGGACGGCGAGTACGACGCCGTCTGGTTCTCCTCCAACCGCTACCCGGCCGGCATCCCGGAGGCCGCGAGACGACTCGGCACCCAGGTCGAGGTCATGAGCTCGCCGGTGGTGCTCGGCCTGTCGACGTCGTCGGCGAAGCGGCTGGGGTGGGCCGACCGGCGCGTCGGCTGGGGCGAGATCGCCGAGCAGGCGGGCCGCAAGGCCTTCACCTACGGGATGACCGACCCGTCGGCGTCGAACTCCGGCTTCTCCGCCCTGGTCGGCGTGGCGTCGGCGCTGGCGGGCGCGGGCGCCGCCGTGGACGCGGACCAGATCGCGGCGGTCACCCCGCGGCTGAAGGACTTCTTCGCCGCGCAGTCGCTGTCCGCCGGGTCGTCGGGCTGGCTGTCGGAGGCCTACCAGCGCCGCGCCACGGGCCAGGACCCCGGCGCGCGGGTCGACGGTCTGGTCAACTACGAGTCCGTGCTGCTGTCCATGAACGCCGCCGGCACCCTGCCCGAGCCGCTCACCCTGGTCTACCCGGACGACGGCGTGGTCACCGCGGACTACCCGCTGACCCTGCTCGCGGACGCCGGTGACGACGCCCGCGACGCGCACCGACGCCTCACCGACCACCTGCGCACACCGGACGTGCAGCGCGAGATCGCGCGGACCACGCACCGGCGGCCGGTCGTGCCGGGTGTCGAGCTCGACCCCCGGTTCGCCGTGCGGGACCTGGTGGAGCTGCCGTTCCCGGTCGCGCGCGACGCCGTCGAGGGCCTCCTCTCGGCCTACTTCGACGAGCTCCGACGCCCGTCGCGCACGCTGTACGTGCTCGACACGTCCGGTTCGATGGCCGGCGACCGGATCGCGTCGCTGCGGTCCGCGCTGGTCGGCCTCACCGGCGCCGACGACTCGCTCACCGGTCGCTTCCGCCGCTTCCGCAGCCGCGAGGAGGTGACCCTGCTGCCGTTCGACACCACGCCCGGCGAGCCGCGGACGTTCACCCTGCCCGAGGGCGACCCGCGGGCCGAGTTGGCCGAGATCAAGGCGTACGCCGAGGCGCTGGCGGAAGGCGGCGGCACGGCGATCTACGACAGCCTGTCCCGCGCGTACCGGGTGATGGAGCCGCTGGTCGCGGCCGACCCGGACCGGTTCACGTCGATCGTGCTGATGACCGACGGCGAGAACGCCAACGGCTCCGGCCTGGCCGAGTTCCAGGCGTCGTTCGGCTCGGTGCCCGCCTCGGTGCGGCAGGTGCCCGTGTTCACCGTGCTGTTCGGCGAGGGCAGCGGCGCGGAGCTGGGCCAGGTGGCCGCGATGACCGGCGGCAAGGTGTTCGACGCGCGCGCCGCCGAACTCGGCGACGTGTTCCAGGAGATCCGCGGCTACCAGTGA
- a CDS encoding pectate lyase family protein encodes MSDINRRRLLAGTALAAVAAAVPRAAWAGVEPSAVADGFAGVTALGQNGTTGGAGGQAVTVTTAAALADYVGRKEPYVISVSGRIQTGDEMLTVVANKTIVGVGSTAEITGGGLQLGSTTRPGNNVIIRNLRFTNASDDSISVTNSAHHVWIDHCDLSDGYDGLLDIKRNSDYVTVSWNHFHHHSKAALLGHSDTYTSDKGKLRVTYHHNFFDGTDQRHPRVRFGEPVHVYNNYYRGNSLYGVASTMDAGVVVEGNYFENVAHPILSGYDKSGPGRVVERNNIYAGSGAPETLGAVVEPRTYYSYAVDDPASVPRLVTAGAGVGRVQGVAR; translated from the coding sequence ATGAGCGACATCAACCGTCGTCGGTTGCTCGCCGGCACGGCACTCGCCGCCGTGGCCGCCGCCGTGCCACGCGCCGCGTGGGCCGGTGTCGAACCGTCGGCCGTCGCCGACGGGTTCGCCGGCGTCACCGCGCTGGGCCAGAACGGCACCACCGGCGGCGCGGGCGGCCAGGCGGTCACCGTGACCACGGCCGCCGCCCTCGCCGACTACGTCGGCCGCAAGGAGCCGTACGTCATCTCCGTGTCCGGCCGCATCCAGACCGGCGACGAGATGCTGACCGTCGTCGCGAACAAGACCATCGTCGGCGTCGGCTCCACCGCCGAGATCACCGGCGGCGGGCTGCAACTCGGCTCCACCACCCGCCCCGGCAACAACGTGATCATCCGCAACCTGCGGTTCACCAACGCCTCGGACGACTCGATCAGCGTCACCAACTCCGCGCACCACGTGTGGATCGACCACTGCGACCTGTCCGACGGCTACGACGGCCTGCTGGACATCAAGCGCAACTCCGACTACGTCACCGTGTCGTGGAACCACTTCCACCACCACAGCAAGGCCGCCCTGCTCGGCCACTCCGACACCTACACCAGCGACAAGGGCAAGCTGCGCGTCACCTACCACCACAACTTCTTCGACGGCACCGACCAGCGGCACCCGCGCGTCCGCTTCGGCGAGCCCGTGCACGTCTACAACAACTACTACCGGGGCAACTCGCTCTACGGCGTCGCGTCCACCATGGACGCCGGAGTCGTGGTCGAGGGCAACTACTTCGAGAACGTGGCCCACCCGATCCTGTCCGGCTACGACAAGAGCGGGCCGGGACGCGTGGTGGAGCGCAACAACATCTACGCGGGCTCCGGCGCCCCGGAGACGCTCGGCGCCGTCGTGGAGCCACGCACCTACTACAGCTACGCGGTGGACGACCCGGCGTCGGTGCCACGTCTCGTCACGGCCGGCGCCGGTGTCGGCCGCGTCCAGGGGGTGGCTCGGTGA
- a CDS encoding helix-turn-helix transcriptional regulator, whose translation MGHELGRRLRALRAANGRTVAAVAADAGLSVPYVANLENGRGNPTVDALTRLAGALGTRLVVGFADTDDQSASPPAAPPAALVRLGRTARFRRDVRAVAEATGQSADDLTGRLPDALARLSALTGRDLAEPDWLRLLDALLLVAAHPDPGERAQ comes from the coding sequence GTGGGACACGAACTGGGTCGACGGCTGCGAGCGCTGCGCGCCGCGAACGGACGGACGGTGGCCGCGGTCGCCGCCGACGCGGGACTCTCCGTGCCGTACGTGGCGAACCTGGAGAACGGCCGGGGCAATCCGACCGTGGACGCGCTCACCCGGTTGGCGGGGGCGCTGGGCACGCGGCTGGTCGTCGGGTTCGCCGACACCGACGACCAGTCCGCGTCCCCGCCCGCCGCGCCGCCCGCCGCGCTGGTCCGGCTCGGCCGCACCGCGCGGTTCCGCCGGGACGTCCGCGCCGTGGCCGAGGCGACCGGTCAGAGCGCCGACGACCTGACCGGGCGGCTGCCGGACGCGCTGGCCCGGCTGTCCGCCCTCACCGGCCGCGACCTCGCCGAGCCGGACTGGCTGCGGCTGCTCGACGCGCTGCTGCTCGTCGCCGCGCACCCCGACCCGGGAGAAAGGGCTCAGTAG
- a CDS encoding endo-1,4-beta-xylanase translates to MKSIRLVTAALAAMALTAPLALVAAASPDTGDLSAGHAKKDSLRWVAPKGFYIGTAAAGGGHHEDQPYPDPFTKDLEYRSVLAKEFSSVSAENQMKWEYIHPERDRYNFGMADAIVKFARQNRQVVRGHTLLWHSQNPAWLEQGDFTPEELRGILREHITTVVGRYKGKIQQWDVANEIFTDTGSLRTTDNIWIRELGPGIIADAFRWAHAADPKADLYFNDYGVESVNAKSNAYLALIKDLKAQGVPVHGFSAQSHLSTRYGFPGDLETNLKRFADLGLGTAITELDVRMDLPANGVPTPEMLAKQADYYNRTLVACLNVKGCDSFTIWGFTDKYSWVPVFFAGEGAATVMWEDFTRKPAYDVMQCTLAKESVKRGERHPHLPACAK, encoded by the coding sequence ATGAAGTCGATCCGCCTCGTCACCGCCGCGCTCGCCGCGATGGCGCTGACCGCGCCGCTGGCCCTCGTGGCCGCGGCCTCGCCCGACACGGGTGACCTGTCCGCCGGCCACGCGAAGAAGGACAGCCTCCGCTGGGTGGCGCCGAAGGGGTTCTACATCGGCACCGCCGCGGCCGGTGGCGGCCACCACGAGGACCAGCCCTACCCCGACCCGTTCACCAAGGACCTCGAGTACCGCTCCGTGCTGGCCAAGGAGTTCAGCTCGGTGTCCGCCGAGAACCAGATGAAGTGGGAGTACATCCACCCGGAGCGCGACCGTTACAACTTCGGGATGGCCGACGCCATCGTGAAGTTCGCGCGGCAGAACCGCCAGGTCGTCCGCGGGCACACGCTCCTGTGGCACAGCCAGAACCCGGCGTGGCTCGAGCAGGGCGACTTCACCCCGGAGGAGCTCCGCGGGATCCTGCGCGAGCACATCACCACCGTGGTGGGCCGCTACAAGGGCAAGATCCAGCAGTGGGACGTGGCCAACGAGATCTTCACCGACACGGGCTCGCTGCGCACCACCGACAACATCTGGATCCGCGAGCTGGGCCCCGGCATCATCGCCGACGCGTTCCGCTGGGCGCACGCGGCCGACCCCAAGGCCGACCTGTACTTCAACGACTACGGCGTGGAGAGCGTCAACGCCAAGAGCAACGCCTACCTGGCGTTGATCAAGGACTTGAAGGCGCAGGGCGTGCCGGTGCACGGCTTCTCCGCCCAGTCGCACCTCAGCACCCGGTACGGCTTCCCCGGCGACCTGGAGACGAACCTGAAGCGGTTCGCCGACCTCGGTCTCGGCACCGCGATCACCGAGCTGGACGTGCGGATGGACCTGCCGGCGAACGGCGTGCCGACCCCGGAGATGCTGGCCAAGCAGGCCGACTACTACAACCGGACGCTGGTCGCCTGCCTCAACGTCAAGGGCTGTGACTCCTTCACGATCTGGGGCTTCACCGACAAGTACTCCTGGGTGCCGGTGTTCTTCGCCGGCGAGGGCGCGGCGACGGTGATGTGGGAGGACTTCACCCGCAAGCCCGCTTACGACGTCATGCAGTGCACGCTGGCCAAGGAGTCGGTCAAGCGCGGCGAGCGCCACCCGCACCTGCCGGCCTGCGCCAAGTAG
- a CDS encoding toxic anion resistance protein, producing the protein MTGEFALTPPEPVPPIPVDRAAGLVALGADVRADVDRRAERFARRLRELDVRSPEFTAVLDDVLAVGEADLRAAAGVAGAMLDRSARALRDDSPQVHVTTSLSDLRRTVAGLDPAKLPLTGRKLLKVFPAANAAKKALDRYRAAGEPVNALVGDLRDRQDVLRRDNAAIKGERERLWRALGALAEAAAFAEAVDAAVDRQAGVFDLTDPARARTLRADVLHPIRQRHQDLLTQLAVSAQGYLALDLVRRNNDELIRGVERAVTTTVAALRTALLVSGALASQQDVLDEVAALRATTDGLIRANTELLDLQGAEIRRAGSDPAVAAETIRASFDRIYAAIDAVDGYRADAVRTMAATVESLSGEIRRAEEHLRRSHDATAVEGDR; encoded by the coding sequence GTGACCGGCGAGTTCGCCCTCACCCCGCCGGAGCCCGTGCCGCCGATCCCGGTCGACCGCGCCGCCGGGCTGGTCGCGCTCGGCGCGGACGTGCGCGCCGACGTCGACCGCCGGGCCGAGCGGTTCGCCCGACGCCTCCGGGAGCTGGACGTCCGGTCACCGGAGTTCACCGCCGTGCTGGACGACGTGCTCGCCGTCGGCGAGGCGGACCTGCGCGCGGCGGCGGGCGTGGCGGGCGCGATGCTGGACCGCTCGGCCCGCGCCCTGCGCGACGACTCGCCCCAGGTGCACGTCACCACGTCGTTGTCGGACCTGCGCCGCACCGTCGCCGGACTCGACCCGGCGAAGCTGCCGCTCACCGGCCGCAAGCTGCTGAAGGTCTTCCCCGCCGCGAACGCCGCCAAGAAGGCCCTCGACCGCTACCGCGCCGCGGGCGAGCCGGTGAACGCGCTGGTGGGCGACCTGCGCGACCGGCAGGACGTGCTGCGCCGCGACAACGCCGCCATCAAGGGCGAGCGGGAGCGGCTGTGGCGGGCACTGGGCGCGCTGGCCGAGGCCGCCGCGTTCGCCGAGGCGGTGGACGCGGCGGTCGACCGCCAGGCCGGGGTGTTCGACCTGACCGACCCGGCCCGGGCGCGGACGTTGCGCGCGGACGTGCTGCACCCGATCCGGCAACGCCACCAGGACCTGCTGACGCAGCTCGCCGTGAGCGCGCAGGGCTACCTGGCCCTGGACCTGGTGCGGCGCAACAACGACGAGCTGATCCGGGGCGTGGAACGCGCGGTGACCACGACCGTGGCCGCGCTGCGGACCGCCCTGCTGGTGAGCGGCGCCCTGGCGAGCCAGCAGGACGTGCTGGACGAGGTCGCCGCGTTGCGCGCCACCACGGACGGCCTGATCCGCGCCAACACCGAACTGCTCGACCTGCAAGGCGCGGAGATCCGCCGTGCGGGCAGCGACCCGGCCGTCGCGGCGGAGACCATCCGCGCGTCGTTCGACCGGATCTACGCGGCGATCGACGCGGTCGACGGCTACCGGGCGGACGCCGTGCGCACGATGGCCGCCACGGTCGAGTCGCTGTCGGGGGAGATCCGCCGCGCGGAAGAGCACTTGCGCCGCTCGCACGACGCGACGGCGGTCGAGGGGGACCGATGA